In the genome of Oscillatoria salina IIICB1, the window GAATATGCGATCGCCACTAGATTTGAGCAAATATTTCGTGATAGTTTTCAAGCAGACCAACGTCGCACCCTCGCTGTGGTTGGCTTTACGCTGGGTACTTGGGTGGGTGGGATGTATACCGCAAATTGCTGTCGTCACCTCGCAGCGAAAGGTTATCCTCTCACCGTCGTTACTCCCGGAAACAACAAAACGGAAATTTTCCGCGTCGTCCAAGAATTAGCAGCTTACTTCGACCAAGTGGTATTGTTAGGCTATCCTCCCTTTCTCAAAGATGCGATCGACACTGGCAACGCCCAAGGTATCGATTGGCGACCTTATCGAGTAAAATTGGTCATGGCGGGAGAAGTATTTAGCGAGGAATGGCGTAGTATTGTAGGTGAAGTCCTCGGTTCGACAAATTTCTGTTATGATTCTGCTTCTCTCTACGGTACAGCAGATGCAGGAGTTTTGGGTAATGAAACGCCTTTGAGTATTTGTATTCGCAGGTTTTTCAGTCAGCATCCCGACGCAGCGAGGGAGTTGTTTGGGGAGTCTCGCTTACCTACTTTAGTTCAGTATGACCCTCTTTCGCGCTTTTTCGAGACGCATGAGGGGACTTTGTTATTTTCTGGTGACAATGGGATTCCTTTGCTGCGCTATCATATCTCTGATGATGGGGGAATTATTAGTTATCAACAAATGCTAGAGTTTCTTCACGCTAAAGGTTTCGATCCTGTGGCAGAATTAGATTCTAGAGGCGTTCATCAGCTACCTTTTGTTTACGTTTTCGGTCGTTCTCATTTTACTGTGTCATATTTTGGCGCCAATATCTATCCTGAGAATGTTTCGGTAGGATTAGAACAAGCGGAAGTTAGAGATTGGCTGACAGGTAAGTTTGTCATGGAAGTTAAACAAGACAGCAAGCAAAATCCTTTCTTGTCGATTGTGGTTGAATTAGCACCCGATATCGAGGAAGATGAAGAGAAGAAAAACGCGATCGCAGTTTCTATTCTCGAACAACTACTGCGTCTGAATAGCGAATTTGCTAACTACGTTCCTCCAGAATACCAGCAACCCCAGATAACTCTCAAGTTAATGGGCGATCCAGAATACTTTCCCCTCGGTGTCAAGCATCGTTATACTAGGAAGGGATTTATTGACGCTCCACGCCCTAGAAGGACGTAGATTCTTCATTCAACGAATCTTCGTTGGCTAACAGGATTTCTCCAACCAACCAAGAGGAAGTTTCTCCTGAAGCGTAGATTTTCGTGCGCCCCACGATATATAAAGCTTTTTGCAGAATGTTTATCGCCGCGTTCCAGTCCCGGTCGCAAACAAACCTACAATGATGACAAACATGAGTTCTCGTCGATAGAGATTTTTCTACTTTCTCTCCACAGTTGGAGCAGTTTTGAGAAGTATTATGGGGAGGAACAGCAATGGCTAATTTCCCATATTTGTCTGCAAAGTATTCTAACCATTGACGGAAAGTTGTCCATCCTGCGTCCGTTATCGATTTAGCTAGACGACGATTCTTCACCATGCCTTTGACATTCAAATTTTCATAGGCGACCAAATCGTTAGATTGGATTAAACGGAGTGCAATTCTCTTGCAATACTCTTCTCGTTGCCTACTTACTTTTAAATGCTTTTTGGCAGATCGCTGTCTTGCTTTGTGATAATTATTGGACTGTGGCTTTTTGCCTTTGCGGTACTTATTTGATTTTCTACGGTTGAGTCTATTAAGATGTTTTTCTGCTTTTCTATAGTATTGAGGGGCTACTTCTGTATTCCCCTGACTATCAGCAATGAAAAACTTCAAACCCACATCAATTCCTACAGCCTTCTGAGTAGGAGTTAAAGGTTTTACGGTATCTCTGGGGTCTAATTTAATCGAGAATTGGACATAATATCCGTCTGCTCTCCTGACAATTCTGACCCGTTTAATTTGCTCTGGCTGAAAGTATTGAATGTCTCTAGAACCAATTAACTTTAGTCTCCCTATTCCTTTTTTATCGGTGAAGGTGATATGCTTCTTGGTGCTTTCATCCAACTTCCAACCCGAAACTTTGTACTCTACAGAGCGTGAGTGCTTCTTGAACTTTGGATAGCCCTTTTTTCCTGGTTTTTGTTGTTTACAATTCTCGTAAAAGCGAGTAATTGCTCTCAGTGTTCTTTCAACCGCAGTTTGACAAGCATGGGAGTTTAAGTCTTTGACAAATTCAAACTCATTTCTTAATGCTGTGTTGTATCTAAAGAGTTCAGCTTTACCTACACCTCTATTATCCATCCAGAAGCGAAGCACTTTATTTCGCACAAACTGACTTGTCCGAATCGCCTCTTCAATGGCAGCTACTTGTTGTGGCTTTGGCTTAACCTTGTACTCCAAGACCAACATTTGATCCTGACCACGTTAGTATCAAAATGGTAGCAGATTCAACCCAAAATAGCAACAAAAAGCCGTCCTCCGCTTCGCTAAAGGACGGGGCTTGAAACCCAAGATTTTCGGTCAAGCGTAGCGCATCTTACCTCGATTTTTGGATTAATTACTCTATATTTTCGAGGGGGTTTAAGAATCGCTGAAAACCCTATTCTTGCGTAAAGTGCTACCAACCCCAGTCAGCGTAAGGTTTTCAAGCTCTTGAATGAGGTGCTTAATGAAACTTATTCTCAATTATTCGGCTTCTCCCTTGACCCCCGGAATTTTATGGGGTTATAATCCTCTCATACAGGGGGTTCTAGATCGACCCTCTTCTGACTTCTTCGGAAGTTGAATTAATGGAAACAAATGCCGAAACCAACTAAGACCAAAATAATTCCAACGCTTCTGACTTCTTCGGAAGTTGAATTAATGGAAACGATATGAAATCCGCCAGACACCGGCCTGAAAATATGCAACTTCTGACTTCTTCGGAAGTTGAATTAATGGAAACCAAAACTGGAACTTCCAGCAGCTGCAAAAACACACTTCTGACTTCTTCGGAAGTTGAATTAATGGAAACACGATCATCTTGTTTACTCTCTTTTATGAGAGTGTACTTCTGACTTCTTCGGAAGTTGAATTAATGGAAACTTGATAGTAAGCAACGGCTAGAATAGAATCTGTATTTTCTTCTGACTTCTTCGGAAGTTGAATTAATGGAAACACAATGTCGGCCTTGGTTTCTTCGATTAAAGCATTCCTTCTGACTTCTTCGGAAGTTGAATTAATGGAAACAAAATACATGTCCTGTCTCTTTTACCTGAATGTCCAATGGCTTCTGACTTCTTCGGAAGTTGAATTAATGGAAACAGGAAAAAAACGTATTTCTTTCCCAACTCAGAACGCACTTCTTCTGACTTCTTCGGAAGTTGAATTAATGGAAACAGCACATCGCCGGCCAGCAAATGTCATTGGTGTGCAACGATCTTCTGACTTCTTCGGAAGTTGAATTAATGGAAACCTCGGATCCGATTGGCCGGTTACCGTTGAGTAGCCTAACCGACTTCTGACTTCTTCGGAAGTTGAATTAATGGAAACAACAGGGCTGGTCGGCCATTTTCTTGGTATAAAAACTTCTGACTTCTTCGGAAGTTGAATTAATGGAAACTTCCTTGGCTGGGGTTTCGGTCCCCAGTTACTACAGCTTCTGACTTCTTCGGAAGTTGAATTAATGGAAACCATCAAAACGATCTCCCCCGTCTTCACGACGGATTTCCTTCTGACTTCTTCGGAAGTTGAATTAATGGAAACCACGCTGGGCGGCAGCGCCACCAGCGAAAAGGCCAGCAGCTTCTGACTTCTTCGGAAGTTGAATTAATGGAAACTTAAGCAGTAACCCTTGAAACCTGCTACCTGAGACACCACTTCTGACTTCTTCGGAAGTTGAATTAATGGAAACACTGCCTGGGCAACTCCAATAGCTACAACAAGACTTCTGACTTCTTCGGAAGTTGAATTAATGGAAACAGGGTTCGGTTGGTTAGGGTTCGGGTTCGGGTTCGGACTTCTGACTTCTTCGGAAGTTGAATTAATGGAAACTCTCGCGTTGTATATTCATCCCGCAAAATCGGGTGATCTTCTGACTTCTTCGGAAGTTGAATTAATGGAAACTAAAACGCTATTGGTTACACTCTTGTGTAACCGTCGCCTTCTGACTTCTTCGGAAGTTGAATTAATGGAAACTTTTCAACCCAGGGCTCAGCGAGCCCCTCAAGTTTTTCTCTTCTGACTTCTTCGGAAGTTGAATTAATGGAAACACTACAGTAATCCCGCCTTGCGGGCGTGGCTTGAGTCGTGCTTCTTCTGACTTCTTCGGAAGTTGAATTCTAAAGCATAATCCTCAGCATTCTTCTGACTTCTTCAGAAGTTGAATTCAGGGAAACCAAGTCAACATTTTATGTAGAGACGTTGCATGCAACGTCTCTACACAGTCATGATGCGTAGGAAAAATTATCGAGATCCTCTTCTTCAGCGCCACAAACCGCTACGATAAAGAAAGATTAACCAGACGACATAAACATGATTTGGCAAGAAATTTCCGGTGGTTGGGTGTTACTTCCCCGAAATCCTATCGGTATTGTACATTTTCTCGGCGGGGCGTTTGTCGCTACAGCCCCTCAAATTACTTATCGCTGGTTATTGGAAGAATTGGGGAAAGCTGGTTTTGCAGTAGTTGCGACACCTTTTCTCAATACCTTAGATCATACAGCGATCGCGCGAGATGTCCTCAATCGTTTCGAGACAATTCACCATCGCTTATTAGTGACGAATGCTTTGGAAAAACGGTATCTCCCCATCTATGGAATTGGACATAGTATGGGTTGTAAACTACATTTATTGATTGGAAGTCTCTTTTCCGTCGATCGCGCTGGTAATATCTTAATTTCTTACAATAATTATCCCGTGCGTCAAGCAATTCCTTTCGCAGCCCAATTTAATCTTACTCCGGTTTTCAATGTCGAGTTTACACCTTCCCCAGAGGAAACCAACGAATTAATCGCTGAAGCTTACCAAATTCGTCGCAATTTATTGATTAAGTTTACCAACGATACCATCGACCAAACGATTATTTTAAATCCTGTCTTAGAAACTAAATTTCCTCGCATGGTAGCCATGCAAACTCTACCTGGAACTCATACTACACCTTTAGCGCAAGATGTCAACTGGCAAGCCGGAAATGAATTTACTCCCCTCGATGCGATCGCGCAATTCGTCAAACAAAGCTTTTCTCGCGATCTTTATCGTCTCAAACAAGAAGTTTTGCGTTGGTTAAACCCCGTCGTTTTAAGTTAAATGAAATTTCGTTTTAACTATTGCCAAAACCTAAGTTTCTTGGTATTCTAATTATAGAAGTTTTCTTTATAATGGGAATCTGAGCAACTAAAAATCAACATCACCATCCCATTATAAAAATAATACCATGTCAGCCAATTAAAATCAACCATAAAAAATAACTTCTAACAAAAATTGCTTAAAGAATCATTACGCTTAACCATTGAAAAAGGCAAGTTTTAGCCGATCAACCACAGAGCATTTTCCCCCAATTTGGCTCGCACCAAAGCTGACCGAAACTAACAAATTCTCGGCAATTGTTCCCCACTCAACATATCAAGAATTCGATTTGCGCCAATGCGACTATTGAGGGT includes:
- a CDS encoding phenylacetate--CoA ligase family protein, translated to MPKNQPQRLIAAFQSFLDTSLEATIEKSLHTDPKAEILKLFHYVAATVPAYQHFLQEHHIDPAAIETFADFQKLPLTTKKNYLQGNSLSDLCRHGKIESCDFVAVSSGSTGKPSFWLRFLSDEYAIATRFEQIFRDSFQADQRRTLAVVGFTLGTWVGGMYTANCCRHLAAKGYPLTVVTPGNNKTEIFRVVQELAAYFDQVVLLGYPPFLKDAIDTGNAQGIDWRPYRVKLVMAGEVFSEEWRSIVGEVLGSTNFCYDSASLYGTADAGVLGNETPLSICIRRFFSQHPDAARELFGESRLPTLVQYDPLSRFFETHEGTLLFSGDNGIPLLRYHISDDGGIISYQQMLEFLHAKGFDPVAELDSRGVHQLPFVYVFGRSHFTVSYFGANIYPENVSVGLEQAEVRDWLTGKFVMEVKQDSKQNPFLSIVVELAPDIEEDEEKKNAIAVSILEQLLRLNSEFANYVPPEYQQPQITLKLMGDPEYFPLGVKHRYTRKGFIDAPRPRRT
- a CDS encoding RNA-guided endonuclease InsQ/TnpB family protein; the encoded protein is MLVLEYKVKPKPQQVAAIEEAIRTSQFVRNKVLRFWMDNRGVGKAELFRYNTALRNEFEFVKDLNSHACQTAVERTLRAITRFYENCKQQKPGKKGYPKFKKHSRSVEYKVSGWKLDESTKKHITFTDKKGIGRLKLIGSRDIQYFQPEQIKRVRIVRRADGYYVQFSIKLDPRDTVKPLTPTQKAVGIDVGLKFFIADSQGNTEVAPQYYRKAEKHLNRLNRRKSNKYRKGKKPQSNNYHKARQRSAKKHLKVSRQREEYCKRIALRLIQSNDLVAYENLNVKGMVKNRRLAKSITDAGWTTFRQWLEYFADKYGKLAIAVPPHNTSQNCSNCGEKVEKSLSTRTHVCHHCRFVCDRDWNAAINILQKALYIVGRTKIYASGETSSWLVGEILLANEDSLNEESTSF
- a CDS encoding DUF1350 family protein yields the protein MIWQEISGGWVLLPRNPIGIVHFLGGAFVATAPQITYRWLLEELGKAGFAVVATPFLNTLDHTAIARDVLNRFETIHHRLLVTNALEKRYLPIYGIGHSMGCKLHLLIGSLFSVDRAGNILISYNNYPVRQAIPFAAQFNLTPVFNVEFTPSPEETNELIAEAYQIRRNLLIKFTNDTIDQTIILNPVLETKFPRMVAMQTLPGTHTTPLAQDVNWQAGNEFTPLDAIAQFVKQSFSRDLYRLKQEVLRWLNPVVLS